The following is a genomic window from Amycolatopsis acidiphila.
CGGCAAGGTCCTCGCGGCCGAGTTGCCCATACTGCTGCGCGGCGGCCGAGCGCTCCTGCACCTCGTTCTCGACGATCGACGGTAGATCGGCCTCGGTGAGGTGACGGCGTTCTGCTTCCGCCGCGCCCAGGCCGGTCGCCGCTCCCGCGACGTGTTCGTTCCCGGTGACGCTGTCCGACGCGCTGTCGACGGGGACGGCCTCGGCATTGTCGATCGCGGCCAAGGCGGAGCGGAGTGCCGTGACGGCGACGCGGTCCCGGGCCTTGAGAGCCGCTGTCAGGTCGTCACGCAGGCTGGTGCGCATCTGACGATCTTCCCAGCACCCGGCCAACTCGAGCGACTCATTTTCCTGGCGCCGCAGCCCGGAGTCGGCGGGCTGCGGGTGCTGTCACGGCTGTTTCCGGATTCCGTCCGCAGGACGACCAGAGCCGGCCGCGGGTTTGCGCGGTCCCCGCCTCCTCGGTGCGGTTGCGCGCGCGCAGCTTGGCCATGGCGCTGGAGAGGTAGTTGCGCACTGTGCCCTCGGCCAGGAACAGCCGCGCCGCGATCTCGGCGTTGCTCGCCCGTCCACGATCGCGCGCAGCAGTTCGCGTTCCCGGTCGGCCCGAGCGACGTGACCAACCCGCCGCCGACCCGGTACGTCCTGCCGCTGGCCGAGATGAGCACGATGACCGCCCGGCTGCTGCTCGACCGCATGCAGCACCCGCGCGACGCGGCTCCGGCGGAGCCGAACGTGATGCGCTTCGAGGGCAGGCTCGTGGTCCGGGAGTCCACGGCGCCGCCGCGGTCGCACGAGCTCAGCTGACCTGGAAGACCTCGGGGTGCTGCGCGAGCTCGACCCGGGTGCGGCGGATGTGCAGTTCCAGGATGCGCTCGGCGGAGGTGTGGTCGCGGTCGCGCAGGGCCTCGATGAGCAGCCGGTGCTCGGAGCCGATGATCCAGCGGCGGCGCTCGCCGGTGAGCCTGGTGAACGCGCGGCGGTAGTGCTGGGTGGTGTCCCACAGCCGGGCCACGATCGACGCCAGCTCCTCGGCCTGGTGGTGGCGGTAGGTGGCCCAGTGCAGCTCCCGGTCGAGCACCAGGAACTCCTCGACGCCGGGTGCCTGCTCGATCCGGTCCTGCAGCCGGGCCAGCCCGGCGATGTCGTCGTCGGACAGCCGGGGTGCGGACTCGGCGAGCAGCAGGGGCTCCACCCGCTCGCGGATCTTGTAGCTGAGCTCGCATTCGCGCATGTCCATGCTGGTGACCCACGCGCCCTGGTTCGACCGCAGGGTGACCAGGCCGCGCGACTGCAGGATGCGCAGCGCCTCGCGCACCGGCAGCCGGCTGGTCCGCAGCTGTTCGGCGAGCTCGTCCTGGATGATCCGGGTGCCGGGCGGGAGCGTGCCGTTCAGGATCTGTTCGCGGATCTCCTCGGCGATGCGCTGGCTCGCGACGGCCGCCGGCACGCCAGTGCGACCAGTCACCCTCGGCTCCTTCCGGGTCAGGCGAAGGCTTCGGGGTTGCGATGGAACGCCTTGCCGTGCGGATAGGACACTAGCTCACACTGCAGACCCCACGGCGACAGGAAGTACACCCAGCGTTGCCCTTCGTGCGGCCCCTTGCTGGCGGTCGGCTCCCCGAGCACGCGCAGGCCGCGCCGGCGCAGATCGGCGATCGCGGTGTCGAGGTCCTCGACGTAGAACGCCAGGTGGTGCCCGCCGATGTCGCTGTTGCGCGGTGGGTCGAGACGCTGGTCGGGCGCCTGGTACTCGAAGACCTCGAGGACCGCCTGCCCGCCGAGCCGGTAGAAGTGCAGCCGCGGCGCCACGGCCCGTTCGTGCACGCCGAGATGCTCGCGCATCCAGCTGCCGTGGTCGTCGCGCAGCGGGCCGAGCGTGTACAGGTACTCGCACCCGAGGACGTCGACGAAGAACTCACGGGCCTGGTCGAGATCGGGGACGGTGATCCCGAGGTGATCGACATGAGTGAGGCCGGGGATGGGCACGACAGCTCCAATGGATCCATTACGGCTTGCATTTGCTGATCCTGGCGAGCATAGTACGAAAAGAGTTGCCAGTTGGATCCATATGGCGAGAATTCCGTCTTCAAGGAGCATTGATGCCCACCCGTGAGAACCTGGCTGCCGCCGCCCCGTGGGTCGAGCTGGCGACCTCGGCCGAGGACTGGGACGGCGCGGATCCGGACCTGCTGCTGCGGATGCTGGGCCAGGCGCTGTGGATCCGCACGTTCGAGGAGTACGTGCTGGAGCTGGCCGCGCAGGGGCTGGTGCACGGGCCGGCCCATTCGAGCATCGGGCAGGAGGGCGGCGCGGTCGGCTCGATCGTGTCGCTGCGCAGCGACGACTACGTCAACGGCTCGCACCGCGGGCACCACCAGTTCCTGGCGAAGGCGTTCGGGCACGTGATGGCCCGCAAGTCCGGCGTGCTGCCCGAGCTGGACGACGAGGTGCGCACGGTGCTGCGCCGCACCCTCGCCGAGATCTGCGGGCTGGCCGAGGGCTACTGCCGCGGCCGGGGCGGCTCGATGCACCTGCGCTGGCGCGAGGCGGGCGCGATGGGCACGAACGCGATCGTCGGCGGCGGCGTCCCGCAGGCCGCGGGCTTCGCGTTCAACCAGCGCCGCGCGGGCACCGACGCCGTGACGGTGAGCTATTTCGGCGACGGGGCGGTGAACATCGGTTCGGTGCTGGAGACGTTCAACCTCGCCGCGGCCTGGCGGCTGCCGGTGTGCTTCTTCATCGAGAACAACCAGTACGCGGTCTCGACCTCGGTGGCCGAGGCGACCGCGGAGGCGCGGTTGTCCGGCCGTGGCCCGGGCTTCGGGATCCCGAGCTGGCGGGTCGACGGGATGGATCCACTGGCTGTGCACCTGGCCATGACCGACGCGCTGGCGCACATGCGCGCCGGGAACGGCCCGGCGATCGTGGAAGCCGACCTGTACCGGTACCTCCACCAGAACGGGCCGTACCCGGGCAGCGCGTTCGGCTACCGCGACAAGGCGGAGGAGCAGGCCTGGCGCGACCGTGACCCGGTGGACCTGTTGCAGTCGCACGTGGTCCGGCGTGGACTGGCCACTGTGGACGAAGTGGCGGCCGCGCGCGAGGAGGTCACCGCGGCCCTGCACGAGATCGGGGACTCGCTGCTCGAACCCGTGCCGGACGGCAAGCCGGGGCAGCGCCGGATCAAGGCCTCCGCCTGGCCCGGCCCCGGGTTCGTCGACGTCGGGGTGCGTGGTGACCTCGGTGAGCTGGCGGGGAGCCGGTACGAGGAGGCCGAAACGTTCTCGGGCGAGCTCGCCGAGCGCCGGTTCATCGACGTGGTGAGCGAGGTCCTCGGGCGCCGGCTGGAGACGGACGAGCGCGTCGTCGTGCTGGGCGAGGACGTGCACCGCCTCAAGGGCGGCACCAACGGCGCTACCCGCCGCGCTTGCGAGGTCGCGCCCGAACGGGTGCTGGGCACCCCGATCAGCGAGAACGCCTTCACCGGGCTCGGCGGCGGGATGGCACTGGACGGGCGGTTCCGGCCGATCGTCGAGTACATGTACGCGGACTTCATGTGGGTCGCGGCCGACCAGTTGTTCAACCAGGTCGCCAAGGCCCGCCACATGTTCGGCGGCGAAAGCCCGGTGCCGTTCGTGTTGCGCACGAAGCTCGCCGCCGGTACCGGGTACGGCTCGCAGCACACGAACGATCCCGCCGGGGTGCTCGTGACGGCGCCCGGGCTGCGGGTGGTCGCGCCGTCGAACCCGTTCGACTACGTCGGCCTGCTCAACACCGCGCTCGCCTGCGACGACCCGGTCGTGGTGCTCGAGCACGTCGACCTCTACACCTCGACCGGGGCAGGCCCGGTGTCCGATGTGGACTACCGGATCCCCGTCGGCAAGGCGGCGCTGCGCCGCGAAGGCGACGACCTGACCGTGATCTCGTACCTGTCCATGGTCGGTCACTGCCTCGAAGCGCTCGACCAGGTGCCGCAGCTGCACGCCGACCTGGTCGACCTGCGCTGGCTGGACCCTGCCAGCCTCGACTGGGACACCATCGAGCGCAGCGTGCGCAAGACCAACCGCGTGCTGATCGTCGAGCAGGGCGCCCGCGGCATGTCGTACGGCGGATGGCTTGCCGACGAGATCCAGCGCCGCCTGTTCGACTGGCTCGACGCGCCGATCGAGCGCGTCACCGGCGCGGAGGCCTCGCCGAGCATCAGCAAGGTCCTCGAGCGGGCCGCGATCGCCTGTACCGAGGAAGTCGTCACCGCACTGCGCGACATCGCCGCCCACTGACGTCGAGAGAACGAGGAGCCCCAACCATGGCGACGCTGCTGCGTATGCCCGAAGTCGCGGCCGGTGCGAGTGAAGCCGTGCTGTCCGAATGGCTGGTGAAGGAGAACGACCCGTTCCGGGCGGGCGACCCGATCGCGGTGATCGAGACCGACAAGGCATCGGTCGAGCTCGCCGCCGAGGAGGACGCGACGATCCTGCGTGCCCTGGTGCCCGGCGGCACTTCGGTCGAGGTCGGCTCGCCGATGGCGGTGCTGGGTGCCGGCGGGGAGGAGGCCGGTGATCTCGACCGCGTGCTGGCCGACCTCGGCGTTGCCGGGACGTCCGCACCGGCCCCCGCCCCGGCCCGCCGCGAAGTTCCGGCCCCGGCACCGGAACCCGTGCCCGCCGACACTGCCCGGCGCGTCTTCATCAGCCCGCTCGCTCGCAAACTGCTCAAGGAAGCCGGCCTCGCTCCGGAGCGGGTGCCGGGCACCGGCCCGAACGGCCGGATCGTCCGCCGGGACGTCGAGCAGGCGATCGCCGCCGCGCGGCAGCACGCCACCGCGCCGACCGCTCCGTCCTCGGCGACCGCGCCCGCAGAACCGGTGGCCGGGGACGGTTTCCAGGAGATCCCGCACTCCCGGCCGCGCCGCGCGATCGCCGCCCGGCTCACCGAGAGCAAGCGGACGGTTCCGCACTTCTACCTCAAGCGCACCGCCCGGGTGGACGAGCTGCTGGCTCTGCGGCAGCGGCTCAACGCGGTGTCCCCGCACAAGATCTCGGTCAACGACCTGGTGCTCCGCGCGGTCGCGGTGGCCCACCAGGAGGTCCCCGAGGCGAACGTCGTGTGGACCGACGACGCGCTGCGGCAGTTCGACTCGGCCGACATCGCCGTCGCCATCGCGGCCGGGCGTGGGCTCGTCACCCCGGTGCTGCGCGGGGTGGAGAAGAGCACGCCGAGCGCGATCGCGGCACAGGTGCGGAAGTTCGCCCGGCAGGCCGACGACGGCACCCTGCGCCAGAGCGATCTCGAAGGCGGCTCGATCAGCGTGACGAACCTCGGCATGTACGGCGTCGAGGAGTTCTCGGCGATCATCAACCCACCGCATTCGGCGATCCTGGCCGTCGGCGCGGCCGTCGCGACCCCGGTCGTGGTCGATGGCGCCGTCGGGGTCGCGACACAGCTGACGCTCGTGCTGTCGGTCGACCACCGTGCCATCGACGGCGCGCTCGCCGCCCGCTGGATGGCGGCACTGGTGCGGACGCTGGAAGAACCGCTGCGGCTGGTCGCCTAAGGCGGCGGCGCCGTCGACCCGCGCACCACCAGGTGCAGCGGAAGCGACACCGTCTTCGCCGCGCGGTCGGGGCGGTCCAGCTGCTCCAGCAGCAACTGGGCCGCCTCCGCGCCGAGCCGGTGGTGCGGCACGTGCACGGTGGTCAGCGGCGGCACCAGCTTGTCCACGAAGCGCATGTCGTTGAAGCCGATCACCGACACGTCCCGCGGGCAGTCCAACCCGCGCTCGCGCAGCACCTGCAGCGCGCCCAGGGCGATCATGTCGTTGCCGGCGACGATGCCGGTGGTCGCGGGGTGCTCGTCGAGCAGTCGCCGCGCCGCGTCGATGCCGGCCTCCTCGGTGTAGGACGCGCATTCGACCACCGGCGCCTCGTCCCCGGCGTGCTGGCGGAACGCCCGTGCCCGCACCGAGCCGGTCGACATCCCGGCCGGCCCGGCCAGGTGCGCGAGCCGGCGGTGACCGAGCCCCCTCAGGTGCTCCACCGCGGCGGCCACCCCGGCCGCGTCGTCGCCGGTCACCGCCGGGAACAGCGGAAGGTCTGTCGACCGGTTCACCAGCACGACCGCGATGCCCTGGTCGTGCGCGCGGGTCAGCAACCGGTCGTCGCGGCGAGCGGTGGCGATCAGGAACCCGTCCACCCGCCGGGACAGCAGCGCGTCGAACTGGGCGTCGGCGCGCTCCGGGTCGTTGTCGGTGTTCGCCAGCAGCGCGGTGTACCCCTGGCTGCCCAGCGCGTCCTCGATGCCCCGGACCACCAGCGGGAACAGCGGGTTGGTGAGGTCCGGGATGAGCACCCCGACCGTGGCCGACCGGTTCGTGCTGAGGCTGCGCGCGACCGTGTTCGGCTGGTAGCGCAGCCGTTTCGCCGCCGTCAGCACCCGGCGCGCCGTCGCCGGGTTCACCTGGCCGTTCGTGCGGGGGTTGAGAGCCCGGGACGCGGTCGCCTTGTGCACTCCGGCGAGCTTGGCGACATCGGCGATCGTGGGCGGCTTCTCCATCCCGACATCATACGGTTACTGCAACCGATCGCAGCACACGCACCAGGATCTTTCCGGGCTTTTCTTGACAAG
Proteins encoded in this region:
- a CDS encoding GatB/YqeY domain-containing protein; the protein is MRTSLRDDLTAALKARDRVAVTALRSALAAIDNAEAVPVDSASDSVTGNEHVAGAATGLGAAEAERRHLTEADLPSIVENEVQERSAAAQQYGQLGREDLAERLRAEAVVLSRYLR
- a CDS encoding LacI family transcriptional regulator — its product is MTNPPPTRYVLPLAEMSTMTARLLLDRMQHPRDAAPAEPNVMRFEGRLVVRESTAPPRSHELS
- a CDS encoding GntR family transcriptional regulator, translating into MTGRTGVPAAVASQRIAEEIREQILNGTLPPGTRIIQDELAEQLRTSRLPVREALRILQSRGLVTLRSNQGAWVTSMDMRECELSYKIRERVEPLLLAESAPRLSDDDIAGLARLQDRIEQAPGVEEFLVLDRELHWATYRHHQAEELASIVARLWDTTQHYRRAFTRLTGERRRWIIGSEHRLLIEALRDRDHTSAERILELHIRRTRVELAQHPEVFQVS
- a CDS encoding VOC family protein; amino-acid sequence: MPIPGLTHVDHLGITVPDLDQAREFFVDVLGCEYLYTLGPLRDDHGSWMREHLGVHERAVAPRLHFYRLGGQAVLEVFEYQAPDQRLDPPRNSDIGGHHLAFYVEDLDTAIADLRRRGLRVLGEPTASKGPHEGQRWVYFLSPWGLQCELVSYPHGKAFHRNPEAFA
- a CDS encoding alpha-ketoacid dehydrogenase subunit alpha/beta → MPTRENLAAAAPWVELATSAEDWDGADPDLLLRMLGQALWIRTFEEYVLELAAQGLVHGPAHSSIGQEGGAVGSIVSLRSDDYVNGSHRGHHQFLAKAFGHVMARKSGVLPELDDEVRTVLRRTLAEICGLAEGYCRGRGGSMHLRWREAGAMGTNAIVGGGVPQAAGFAFNQRRAGTDAVTVSYFGDGAVNIGSVLETFNLAAAWRLPVCFFIENNQYAVSTSVAEATAEARLSGRGPGFGIPSWRVDGMDPLAVHLAMTDALAHMRAGNGPAIVEADLYRYLHQNGPYPGSAFGYRDKAEEQAWRDRDPVDLLQSHVVRRGLATVDEVAAAREEVTAALHEIGDSLLEPVPDGKPGQRRIKASAWPGPGFVDVGVRGDLGELAGSRYEEAETFSGELAERRFIDVVSEVLGRRLETDERVVVLGEDVHRLKGGTNGATRRACEVAPERVLGTPISENAFTGLGGGMALDGRFRPIVEYMYADFMWVAADQLFNQVAKARHMFGGESPVPFVLRTKLAAGTGYGSQHTNDPAGVLVTAPGLRVVAPSNPFDYVGLLNTALACDDPVVVLEHVDLYTSTGAGPVSDVDYRIPVGKAALRREGDDLTVISYLSMVGHCLEALDQVPQLHADLVDLRWLDPASLDWDTIERSVRKTNRVLIVEQGARGMSYGGWLADEIQRRLFDWLDAPIERVTGAEASPSISKVLERAAIACTEEVVTALRDIAAH
- a CDS encoding dihydrolipoamide acetyltransferase family protein translates to MATLLRMPEVAAGASEAVLSEWLVKENDPFRAGDPIAVIETDKASVELAAEEDATILRALVPGGTSVEVGSPMAVLGAGGEEAGDLDRVLADLGVAGTSAPAPAPARREVPAPAPEPVPADTARRVFISPLARKLLKEAGLAPERVPGTGPNGRIVRRDVEQAIAAARQHATAPTAPSSATAPAEPVAGDGFQEIPHSRPRRAIAARLTESKRTVPHFYLKRTARVDELLALRQRLNAVSPHKISVNDLVLRAVAVAHQEVPEANVVWTDDALRQFDSADIAVAIAAGRGLVTPVLRGVEKSTPSAIAAQVRKFARQADDGTLRQSDLEGGSISVTNLGMYGVEEFSAIINPPHSAILAVGAAVATPVVVDGAVGVATQLTLVLSVDHRAIDGALAARWMAALVRTLEEPLRLVA
- a CDS encoding LacI family DNA-binding transcriptional regulator — protein: MEKPPTIADVAKLAGVHKATASRALNPRTNGQVNPATARRVLTAAKRLRYQPNTVARSLSTNRSATVGVLIPDLTNPLFPLVVRGIEDALGSQGYTALLANTDNDPERADAQFDALLSRRVDGFLIATARRDDRLLTRAHDQGIAVVLVNRSTDLPLFPAVTGDDAAGVAAAVEHLRGLGHRRLAHLAGPAGMSTGSVRARAFRQHAGDEAPVVECASYTEEAGIDAARRLLDEHPATTGIVAGNDMIALGALQVLRERGLDCPRDVSVIGFNDMRFVDKLVPPLTTVHVPHHRLGAEAAQLLLEQLDRPDRAAKTVSLPLHLVVRGSTAPPP